From a region of the Halanaerobium hydrogeniformans genome:
- a CDS encoding curli assembly protein CsgF has protein sequence MKKLFVVVITICIFFFLSGVSQAANYTMSWDFQYFNNPNARQVAINIAEKQAGMITEDISSYERFRASLEQRLLSSVQRSIIRQLLNEEEFKEIEDLRVGDLIINITEGLDGEVIVTIEDRITGDKTTLTYNSFMDDYNDIEF, from the coding sequence ATGAAAAAATTATTTGTAGTGGTAATAACAATTTGCATATTTTTCTTTCTTTCCGGTGTTTCTCAAGCTGCTAATTATACTATGAGTTGGGATTTTCAGTATTTTAACAACCCAAATGCCAGGCAGGTTGCAATTAATATAGCAGAAAAACAAGCGGGTATGATTACTGAAGATATAAGCAGTTATGAAAGGTTTAGAGCAAGTTTAGAACAAAGGTTATTATCCTCAGTTCAGCGAAGTATAATAAGACAGTTATTAAATGAAGAAGAATTCAAAGAAATTGAGGACTTAAGGGTAGGAGATTTAATTATAAACATTACCGAAGGATTAGACGGGGAAGTTATTGTAACTATTGAAGATAGAATTACTGGAGACAAAACTACTTTAACTTACAATTCATTTATGGATGATTATAATGATATTGAGTTTTAG
- a CDS encoding iron-containing alcohol dehydrogenase produces the protein MDLPNYYEFFNPIKINSGENSLNTLSYELEQLNVDKPLILTNQMLDEIKNLDILLESLASTDISPEQIIKNIPNQATVEIVKRCADKYNKYNCDGIIALGGEAIIDTAKGINLLISEKSKSLKDLRGIDTIHSKMEPFIIIPTATGTGSEAALKAVITDDQFNKNLEFISNKLMPDLAVIDPRMTYEMPPRLTASTGIDSLVHSIEAYTGLQRNPLSDAYAFSALKLIGSSLKPLVKNISNKYHRMAMNNAALMSGIAFANSRAGIIYAIGDACEKISGVSHGDALSIILPHGMFHNLKFEYCRNSYQDILLALSGPEKYSNTPAKDRAVIAVAEIATLLNELQLLTGIPLTLSEIGVKRNDFPDIIEKAMHNTAVLASAGKVKREDIESVLEAAF, from the coding sequence ATGGATTTACCCAATTATTACGAGTTTTTTAATCCAATCAAAATTAATTCCGGTGAAAATTCATTAAATACTTTAAGTTATGAGTTAGAACAACTCAATGTGGATAAGCCTCTGATCTTAACAAATCAGATGTTAGATGAGATTAAAAATTTAGATATTTTACTTGAAAGTTTAGCAAGTACTGATATTTCTCCAGAACAAATAATAAAGAATATACCAAATCAGGCAACAGTAGAAATAGTGAAAAGATGTGCTGATAAATATAACAAATATAATTGTGATGGTATTATTGCCCTGGGTGGAGAAGCAATAATAGATACCGCTAAAGGAATAAATCTTTTAATATCTGAGAAAAGTAAAAGCCTTAAAGATCTGAGGGGTATAGATACCATACATTCCAAGATGGAGCCTTTTATTATTATTCCAACTGCTACAGGTACAGGATCAGAAGCTGCTTTAAAAGCTGTTATCACTGATGATCAATTTAATAAAAACCTAGAATTTATATCAAATAAATTGATGCCTGACCTGGCTGTCATTGATCCCAGAATGACCTATGAAATGCCGCCACGACTTACTGCTTCAACGGGGATTGATTCACTGGTTCATTCAATTGAAGCCTACACGGGATTACAGCGTAATCCTTTAAGTGATGCTTATGCTTTTTCGGCTTTAAAATTAATTGGGAGTTCACTTAAACCACTGGTTAAAAATATAAGTAATAAATATCACAGAATGGCAATGAATAATGCTGCTTTAATGTCAGGGATCGCATTTGCTAATTCAAGAGCTGGCATTATATATGCAATAGGAGATGCCTGTGAAAAAATTTCTGGAGTTTCACATGGTGATGCTTTATCAATTATATTGCCACATGGAATGTTCCATAACCTTAAATTTGAGTACTGTCGCAATTCATATCAGGATATTTTGCTGGCTCTTTCTGGCCCAGAAAAATATTCTAATACTCCTGCAAAAGATAGAGCAGTGATTGCAGTTGCTGAGATAGCAACACTTTTAAATGAGCTACAATTATTAACAGGAATCCCCTTAACTTTATCTGAAATAGGAGTTAAAAGAAATGATTTTCCAGATATTATAGAAAAAGCCATGCATAATACTGCTGTTCTAGCATCAGCCGGTAAAGTTAAAAGAGAGGATATAGAAAGTGTTTTAGAAGCTGCTTTTTAA
- a CDS encoding TIGR01440 family protein, whose product MQTEKILTDVENSIRELLNIAEPKPGQIMVLGGSTSEIQGKKIGSATDLKLGEKIIKRVIDIVKKKNFYLAVQGCEHINRSLVIERECQQKYSFPEVNVIPHRNAGGAFATAAYKQFKDPVTVEKIEADLGIDIGDVLIAMHLKNIAVPVRLSLKEIGKAHLTAAKTRLKMVGGVRAKYRSY is encoded by the coding sequence ATGCAAACAGAGAAGATTTTAACTGATGTAGAAAACTCCATCAGAGAATTGCTAAATATCGCTGAGCCAAAGCCTGGTCAAATAATGGTTCTTGGTGGTAGCACAAGTGAAATTCAAGGTAAAAAAATCGGTTCTGCTACAGATTTAAAACTTGGCGAAAAAATAATAAAACGAGTAATAGATATTGTAAAGAAAAAGAATTTTTATCTTGCAGTTCAAGGCTGTGAGCATATCAATCGTTCTTTAGTAATTGAAAGAGAGTGCCAGCAAAAATACTCATTTCCTGAAGTCAATGTTATTCCTCATCGTAATGCCGGAGGTGCTTTTGCGACAGCTGCATATAAACAATTTAAAGATCCGGTAACTGTAGAAAAAATTGAGGCTGACTTAGGTATTGATATTGGAGATGTTTTGATTGCTATGCATTTAAAAAATATAGCAGTGCCAGTTAGATTGAGCTTAAAAGAAATAGGAAAAGCCCATCTTACTGCTGCAAAAACAAGATTAAAGATGGTTGGTGGAGTTAGAGCAAAATATAGAAGTTATTAA
- a CDS encoding phosphatase, which translates to MLEIQSDLHTHTVASGHAYSTVDEMAKGAFINDIKLIAITDHGPKMPGGPHLYHFGNINVIPNKLYGVTILKGVEANILDEGRLDLENDMLKTLDFVSAGIHRQTGHTLKNKQDYTEATIKAMENPYLDMITHPVQKEYPVDLDIVAKAAAKNNVILELNASSYSTKKDSFRGIKSESIKLLKLAKKYGFQLAINSDAHFHKDIGDYSNLEFIFNSKHYDRNLIINRSQDSVLNYLRLREQRLKELKKTI; encoded by the coding sequence ATGTTAGAAATACAAAGTGATTTACACACTCATACTGTAGCTAGTGGTCATGCTTATTCTACAGTAGATGAAATGGCCAAAGGAGCTTTTATAAATGATATAAAATTGATTGCGATAACTGATCATGGGCCAAAAATGCCAGGAGGCCCTCATTTATATCATTTTGGCAATATTAATGTCATTCCTAATAAATTATACGGGGTTACTATTTTAAAAGGTGTTGAGGCAAATATACTAGATGAAGGCAGACTGGATCTAGAAAATGATATGCTAAAAACCCTTGATTTTGTTAGTGCAGGTATCCACCGTCAAACAGGCCATACTCTAAAAAACAAGCAAGATTATACTGAAGCTACAATTAAAGCTATGGAAAATCCTTATCTTGATATGATTACTCATCCTGTGCAAAAGGAGTATCCAGTTGATTTAGATATAGTGGCTAAAGCAGCAGCGAAAAACAATGTTATTTTAGAGCTAAATGCCAGTTCCTATAGTACCAAAAAAGATTCTTTTAGAGGTATAAAATCAGAATCAATAAAGTTGCTTAAACTTGCTAAAAAATATGGTTTCCAACTCGCGATTAATAGTGATGCTCATTTTCATAAAGATATTGGAGATTATTCAAATCTAGAATTTATCTTTAATAGTAAACACTATGATAGGAATCTAATTATAAATCGTTCTCAGGACAGTGTTTTAAATTATCTTCGCTTAAGAGAACAACGGCTAAAAGAGCTGAAAAAAACTATTTAG
- a CDS encoding CsgG/HfaB family protein, which translates to MKRKLVQKVVLLFLILTCFVFIGNTAAEDFQEILNASESILSGKPNVTTATQLLAALPDTDIKIPVAVYEFNDKTGQYQSWDSSVVSRGAADMLTTALLRSRQFSIIDRTIFRSFMNEQNLQSEGRLAPDQGPILGEMSGPKYIITGAITEYQVDMQTGGLGFAIGAIGGTRQKAIASTAIDIRVIDITTGEVVWADSLKGEVEGKKVGLQMFSFFGDNIVELETGTGKQEVINLVLRTLIEEAVFDISNSFRGGL; encoded by the coding sequence ATGAAAAGAAAATTGGTTCAGAAGGTAGTATTATTATTTTTGATTTTAACTTGCTTTGTTTTTATAGGAAATACTGCTGCAGAAGATTTTCAAGAGATTTTAAATGCATCTGAGTCTATACTTTCTGGTAAACCTAATGTAACTACTGCAACTCAGTTGCTGGCTGCTTTACCTGATACTGATATTAAAATACCTGTGGCAGTTTATGAATTTAATGATAAAACCGGGCAATATCAATCATGGGATTCTTCAGTTGTTTCCAGAGGTGCGGCAGATATGCTAACTACTGCTTTATTGAGATCTAGACAGTTTAGTATTATTGATAGAACTATATTTAGAAGTTTTATGAACGAACAAAATTTACAGTCTGAAGGCCGTTTAGCTCCGGATCAAGGACCAATTTTAGGAGAGATGTCTGGTCCAAAATATATAATAACAGGAGCAATTACTGAATACCAGGTTGATATGCAAACAGGAGGGCTGGGTTTTGCTATCGGAGCAATTGGAGGTACCCGTCAAAAAGCAATTGCAAGTACTGCTATTGATATTAGGGTAATAGATATTACCACGGGGGAAGTTGTTTGGGCTGATAGCCTCAAAGGTGAGGTAGAAGGTAAAAAAGTTGGCTTACAAATGTTTTCCTTTTTTGGAGATAATATTGTAGAATTGGAAACAGGAACTGGTAAGCAAGAAGTTATAAATTTAGTACTACGCACTTTAATAGAAGAAGCCGTTTTTGATATATCTAATAGTTTTAGAGGTGGTTTGTAA
- a CDS encoding CsgG/HfaB family protein, which produces MKNYKKIRYVLIVIMVLSILSPRVSASSLGDTNVLSQLEEKSAEILNNIDTIKISQPNVTITTQLLSALPERKDRVTVAVYRIEDRTGQFKDNRFSNNRSTVVTQGAEDMLITALHRSRQFKILDRIQLSNITIELNLKELDRIKEGEGPQIDMLIGADYIIAGAITEYQVDMQTGGLGFAIGSIGGNRQKAIASTAIDIRVIDSTTGTVVWGESLKGEIEGKKVGVNTFSFIGDNIVEFETGRGQQEVINLVVRTLLEEAVFKLSTSGIM; this is translated from the coding sequence ATGAAAAATTACAAAAAAATTAGATATGTTTTGATAGTAATTATGGTCCTTTCGATTTTAAGCCCAAGAGTCTCAGCAAGTTCTTTAGGTGACACAAATGTTTTATCTCAATTAGAAGAAAAGTCAGCAGAAATATTAAATAATATTGATACAATTAAAATTTCTCAACCTAATGTTACAATCACCACCCAGTTGTTATCAGCGTTACCTGAAAGAAAAGATAGAGTTACTGTAGCAGTTTATAGAATTGAAGATAGGACAGGTCAATTTAAAGATAATCGTTTTAGTAATAACCGTTCTACTGTAGTGACCCAGGGGGCAGAAGATATGTTAATAACTGCTTTACATCGGTCTCGACAGTTTAAAATATTAGACAGAATTCAATTATCTAATATAACAATAGAATTAAACTTGAAAGAACTTGATAGAATTAAAGAAGGAGAAGGTCCTCAAATAGATATGCTTATAGGGGCAGATTATATTATTGCTGGAGCAATTACTGAGTATCAGGTTGATATGCAAACAGGAGGTCTTGGTTTTGCTATTGGATCAATAGGAGGTAACCGTCAAAAAGCAATTGCAAGTACTGCTATTGATATTAGGGTTATTGATTCTACAACCGGAACAGTTGTATGGGGTGAAAGTTTAAAAGGAGAAATTGAAGGCAAAAAAGTTGGAGTCAACACATTTTCTTTTATAGGAGACAACATTGTAGAGTTTGAAACAGGTAGGGGACAACAGGAAGTAATTAATCTTGTAGTCAGAACATTACTTGAAGAAGCTGTGTTTAAATTAAGTACAAGTGGAATTATGTAG
- a CDS encoding bifunctional 5,10-methylenetetrahydrofolate dehydrogenase/5,10-methenyltetrahydrofolate cyclohydrolase, producing MDQLKELSGKKLAAEIKEWCIDEVENLKAETGSSPHLLVLQYGEDAASKAYTNRIAKNCENIGIEFEYQQIKDDPESFLAILKNANQDPKITSIMVQQPLPDELKDSLEMINPKKDIEGITSASLGKLFAGYDTLVPATAEACMEILDYYNIPLKGQRAVVVGRSNIVGKPVSILLQQRHATVTMCHSRTRDLTAELQNADIVVAAVGRPKLITAEMLTGNSIVIDVGTNFVDGKLIGDVDFDSSAEKVKMITPVPGGVGTVTNQVLMRNIVKSFKNLH from the coding sequence GTGGATCAATTGAAAGAATTAAGCGGTAAAAAACTTGCAGCAGAAATAAAAGAATGGTGTATTGATGAAGTTGAAAATTTAAAGGCAGAAACCGGTAGTTCTCCTCATTTGTTGGTTTTGCAGTATGGAGAAGATGCTGCCAGCAAAGCTTACACTAATAGAATTGCAAAAAACTGTGAGAATATTGGAATTGAATTTGAATATCAACAGATCAAAGATGATCCTGAATCTTTTTTAGCAATATTAAAAAATGCTAATCAAGACCCAAAAATAACTTCAATAATGGTCCAACAGCCATTACCAGATGAGCTTAAAGACAGTCTAGAAATGATTAACCCCAAAAAAGATATTGAAGGTATAACCTCTGCTTCATTAGGCAAACTTTTTGCCGGTTATGATACCTTAGTACCAGCTACTGCAGAAGCCTGTATGGAAATACTCGATTATTATAATATTCCACTTAAAGGTCAAAGAGCTGTTGTTGTTGGCAGAAGTAATATAGTGGGTAAACCAGTTTCTATCTTACTGCAACAGCGACATGCTACGGTAACAATGTGTCACTCTAGAACTAGAGACTTAACAGCTGAACTGCAAAACGCTGATATTGTTGTAGCAGCTGTTGGTAGACCAAAATTAATTACAGCTGAGATGTTAACTGGAAATTCTATTGTTATCGATGTTGGAACCAATTTTGTGGATGGAAAATTAATAGGAGATGTCGATTTTGATTCTTCAGCAGAAAAGGTTAAAATGATTACACCTGTTCCTGGAGGAGTAGGCACAGTTACTAATCAGGTGTTAATGCGTAATATAGTTAAGTCATTTAAAAATTTACATTAA
- a CDS encoding TIGR01212 family radical SAM protein (This family includes YhcC from E. coli K-12, an uncharacterized radical SAM protein.), whose product MEQPYYKYSKFLKDKYGEKTYKLPVNLPTTCPNRDGNLGTKGCFFCGEEGADFEMLPESMSVKNQLLENKKYIGERYGVDNFIAYFQNFSNTYLPLDQLIKYLKEACEVEAIAAVYFSTRPDSISEKYIRVLKKTLNEISPEIKLAFEFGLQTVNYKTLEKVNRKHGLAEFIDAVITAKKYQAEVGAHLILNLPGDSRLDVKEGARIISALKLDHVKLHALYIRENSVMGEKYHNVEIELCSLEEYIERVILFLENLSPDIAVQRLIGRAPEEGTIFLNWDKPWWEIHDLIIKKMNKRNTYQGKKFNYLNGKTLNDF is encoded by the coding sequence ATGGAACAACCCTATTATAAATATTCTAAGTTTTTAAAAGATAAGTATGGAGAAAAAACTTATAAGCTCCCGGTTAATCTACCAACAACCTGTCCTAATAGAGATGGAAACTTAGGAACAAAGGGTTGTTTTTTTTGTGGCGAAGAAGGAGCAGACTTTGAAATGCTGCCGGAAAGTATGTCTGTTAAAAATCAACTTTTAGAAAATAAAAAATATATTGGAGAACGTTATGGGGTTGATAATTTTATAGCTTATTTTCAAAATTTCTCAAACACATATCTTCCTTTAGATCAGCTCATTAAATATTTAAAGGAAGCCTGTGAAGTTGAAGCTATTGCTGCTGTTTATTTTTCAACCAGACCAGATTCTATTAGCGAAAAATATATTAGAGTTTTAAAAAAAACTTTAAATGAAATTTCACCTGAGATTAAATTAGCTTTTGAGTTTGGGCTGCAAACTGTAAACTATAAGACATTAGAGAAAGTAAATAGAAAACATGGATTAGCCGAATTTATTGATGCAGTTATAACTGCAAAAAAATATCAGGCAGAAGTGGGAGCCCATTTGATATTAAACCTGCCCGGTGATTCTCGACTTGATGTAAAAGAAGGGGCAAGAATTATATCTGCTTTAAAATTAGATCATGTAAAATTACATGCTTTATATATCAGAGAGAACTCAGTTATGGGGGAAAAATATCATAATGTGGAAATAGAATTATGTTCATTAGAAGAATATATTGAGAGAGTTATTTTATTTTTAGAGAATTTATCTCCTGATATTGCTGTACAACGATTGATAGGTAGAGCTCCTGAAGAAGGCACAATATTTTTAAATTGGGATAAACCATGGTGGGAAATTCATGATCTAATAATTAAAAAGATGAATAAAAGAAATACTTATCAGGGTAAAAAATTTAATTATTTAAATGGTAAGACATTAAATGATTTTTAG
- a CDS encoding AfsR/SARP family transcriptional regulator: MSSGKLCFYGLGSFYLEYGGKQVDGSNWVSKRAMYLLMYLALEWKRNVSVEELVDVFWPESDLEDGKTKLYNTIYLLRRSLTKDGVPKDIIESVTGSYTINKNYEIWTDWECFESEIDKLLKGEEIKLESLKDLFVLYRGDFFSNLKYEDWLEIYREELREYYLNLIEVLTDKLFKEEKYRDTVNYLHKGIEYDPYRENFYLLYIKALVKLGRIAEAINSYKKCERILKEELDLLPGQELNNVYHRIKLSRDLTQQVQFNLNNKQDFNSGAMICDFDIFEKIYELELRQVKRLKKEFILMSVDFNGSKLTVPVEKAAEKMAAMLRSGDILSFGNDKIYLILHEMSLVNSGIIMQRFNNFCEELNLLKKPSIDITEIN; this comes from the coding sequence ATGAGTAGTGGAAAACTTTGTTTTTATGGTTTGGGTTCTTTTTATCTCGAGTATGGAGGAAAACAGGTTGATGGTAGTAATTGGGTCTCCAAAAGGGCTATGTATTTGTTGATGTATCTGGCTTTAGAGTGGAAACGCAATGTTAGTGTTGAAGAGCTGGTAGATGTTTTCTGGCCTGAATCAGATTTAGAAGATGGGAAAACAAAATTATATAATACAATTTATTTGTTGAGAAGGTCGCTTACTAAAGATGGGGTTCCGAAGGATATTATAGAATCAGTAACCGGCAGTTATACCATAAATAAAAATTATGAAATATGGACAGATTGGGAATGTTTTGAGAGCGAAATAGATAAACTACTTAAAGGCGAGGAAATTAAGCTTGAAAGTTTAAAAGATTTATTTGTTTTATACAGAGGAGATTTTTTCAGCAATTTAAAATATGAAGACTGGCTTGAAATCTATCGGGAAGAGTTACGAGAGTATTACTTAAATTTAATTGAAGTATTAACTGATAAGCTATTTAAAGAAGAAAAATATCGGGATACAGTAAACTATCTGCATAAAGGGATAGAATATGATCCTTATCGAGAAAACTTTTATTTACTCTATATTAAAGCACTTGTAAAACTTGGTAGGATAGCAGAAGCTATAAATAGTTATAAAAAGTGTGAGAGAATATTAAAAGAAGAATTGGATTTGCTTCCCGGCCAGGAGTTAAATAATGTATATCACAGAATAAAATTGAGTAGAGATTTAACTCAACAGGTTCAATTTAATCTAAATAACAAACAAGATTTTAATTCTGGAGCGATGATTTGTGATTTTGATATATTCGAAAAAATATATGAACTTGAATTAAGACAGGTAAAAAGATTAAAAAAAGAATTTATTTTAATGTCTGTTGATTTCAATGGCAGTAAATTAACTGTTCCAGTTGAAAAAGCAGCTGAAAAAATGGCTGCAATGCTCAGATCTGGTGATATCTTATCTTTTGGTAATGACAAAATCTATTTAATTTTACATGAGATGAGCCTTGTCAATAGTGGAATAATCATGCAAAGATTTAATAATTTTTGTGAGGAACTAAATTTGTTAAAAAAACCAAGTATAGACATAACAGAAATTAATTAA
- a CDS encoding IS256 family transposase: MNSIPEKNSDGQVEFHDLIIELIKNFLENFLKAELTEFLNYEKHEYSGRNSGNSRNGSYLRDFLTQFGSIKGLNVPRDRNGEFQTELFQPYKRYDNWLEEAIINMYANGLSTRYVADWIEQMYGQKYSPTTISNLTNVALEEVKKWKERPLQKRYSVIFIDGMSIKVRRDTVANESVYIIIGINEDGYREILDFYIGATESAALWEEVLSNLKERGVQEVLLGVIDGLPGLKDSFLKVFPKADVQRCIVHKVRNTIVKVRKKDTDEIVKDLKKIYRSPSREFAEKALEEFDFKWSKIYPKVTQSWYVDKDELLTFYKYPESIHKAIYTTNWIERANKEIKKRLKPMNSLPNVQAAEKIIYLKIIEYNSKWSDRKMRGFLAAKDQLHQLFKERY; this comes from the coding sequence ATGAACAGTATACCCGAAAAAAACAGTGATGGTCAAGTTGAATTTCACGATTTAATCATTGAACTCATCAAAAATTTTCTCGAGAATTTCCTCAAGGCTGAATTAACTGAATTTCTAAACTATGAAAAACATGAATACTCAGGTAGAAACTCTGGCAATAGTCGTAATGGATCTTATCTTCGTGATTTCTTAACTCAGTTTGGCAGTATTAAAGGCTTAAATGTTCCTAGAGATAGAAATGGTGAATTCCAAACTGAACTATTCCAACCATATAAACGCTATGATAACTGGCTTGAAGAAGCTATAATAAACATGTATGCTAATGGCCTTTCCACCCGCTATGTAGCTGATTGGATAGAGCAGATGTATGGACAAAAATATAGCCCTACTACTATTAGTAATCTAACTAATGTTGCTCTTGAAGAGGTTAAAAAGTGGAAAGAAAGACCACTTCAAAAACGGTACAGCGTTATTTTTATTGATGGCATGAGCATAAAAGTCAGACGAGATACTGTTGCAAATGAATCTGTATATATTATCATTGGTATCAATGAAGACGGCTATCGTGAAATACTTGATTTCTACATTGGTGCAACTGAATCTGCTGCTTTATGGGAAGAAGTACTAAGTAATTTAAAAGAACGCGGAGTCCAGGAAGTCCTACTAGGTGTTATAGATGGACTCCCAGGACTTAAAGATTCTTTTCTAAAAGTATTCCCTAAAGCGGATGTGCAGCGTTGTATAGTTCATAAAGTGCGTAATACAATAGTCAAAGTTAGAAAAAAAGATACTGATGAAATCGTTAAAGATTTAAAAAAGATCTATAGATCTCCCAGCAGAGAGTTTGCAGAAAAAGCTTTAGAAGAATTTGATTTTAAATGGAGTAAAATCTATCCTAAAGTTACTCAAAGCTGGTACGTAGATAAAGATGAACTATTAACATTTTATAAATATCCAGAAAGCATACATAAAGCCATATACACAACAAACTGGATTGAAAGAGCCAATAAAGAAATCAAAAAAAGATTAAAGCCTATGAATAGTTTGCCTAATGTACAAGCAGCTGAAAAAATAATTTATTTAAAGATTATTGAGTACAACTCAAAATGGTCTGATAGAAAGATGAGAGGATTTTTAGCTGCAAAAGATCAGCTCCATCAACTATTTAAAGAACGATACTGA
- a CDS encoding cyclodeaminase/cyclohydrolase family protein has product MYSKESIESFLNDLASEKSIPGGGSAAALSGALNAAVVSFISNLTIGKEQYKDVEEEAKNILLESNQLKKEMLLMIDQDSQILSKILDSYKAGDQNKVKSVCSDAVEFSMDMTKKALRLMELTLAISKIGNRMLASDFEVAAYIGDAAVGSAIANIKINLKSLDDNKYKKNVEKEYKALKKKSSKLKEEIIKLAN; this is encoded by the coding sequence ATGTATTCTAAAGAATCAATTGAAAGTTTTTTAAATGACCTGGCTTCTGAAAAATCAATACCTGGAGGAGGGAGCGCTGCTGCTTTAAGTGGTGCACTCAATGCTGCTGTTGTAAGTTTTATCTCTAATTTAACAATAGGTAAAGAACAATATAAGGATGTTGAAGAAGAAGCAAAAAATATTTTACTAGAAAGTAATCAGCTAAAAAAAGAAATGCTTCTAATGATCGACCAGGATAGTCAAATACTCTCTAAAATTTTAGACAGCTACAAAGCAGGAGACCAAAATAAGGTTAAATCAGTCTGCAGTGATGCAGTTGAATTCTCGATGGATATGACAAAAAAAGCGCTTAGATTAATGGAGTTAACACTTGCAATAAGTAAAATAGGCAATAGAATGCTGGCTAGTGATTTTGAAGTTGCTGCCTATATAGGTGACGCAGCAGTAGGAAGTGCAATAGCCAATATTAAGATTAATCTCAAAAGCCTTGATGACAATAAATATAAAAAAAATGTAGAAAAAGAATATAAAGCTCTTAAAAAGAAAAGCTCTAAATTAAAAGAAGAAATAATTAAGTTAGCTAATTAA